In one window of Armatimonadota bacterium DNA:
- a CDS encoding right-handed parallel beta-helix repeat-containing protein: MIPKRLAAVLTLALLAAGATAQAAETVFFVSPTGSDANPGSMAQPFATVARARDAVRALSQDRRGDVTVVLRGGTYHLTQPIRFDEQDSGGDDHPITYRNHVGEIPVLVAGQPVTGWQRHRGGVFKALVPGLKDGRVGITQLLEDGVPAAVARIPNEGWFRMADPELQDSFRYDPNDFDPGGWDASQLQVYLIMMGTYFSEYYPVERIDRESHRLYLGGSKPTDPAYNWKAGKTYIVQNALALLDAPGEFYADRTTGWLHYWPRAQDVGRAEIIAATAENVMRFEGTARSSPVRNIRVEGIRFEGSRGDQIYLRNADRIAIRDCRLLSAGGSGVAITGASTHVTVSGCEIAGCGNSGVNIRGEYEKTDGGAATVCNYSHVIHNNYIHHVGRLTITACGVIMSWSANDNVISHNLLTDIPKAGVLMFSMWDIPRAYGIMNNNTIRSNEFARCGSSSWDGGAFYIGATTDNTVFENNRITDVWSWLVATWPQPDHRPEDDCSIDFDPGMTFNTYVRNNVCYGENAFTVETAPAEDQMFLDNNYFDSPVPGRVLFNSVWSEAPPFDISKVSMDIGLTAEYKHPYPRETIKPVELPLDCGFEGTLSPLFLHRYMDGARQEFFTRSQVHDGEGALRVDKDVFVVRYRHPQPISRKVSIWLYDDPAKRNALCMVTLRGPWAAGESVAAMGVDGRVAREHYVVTEPWSGMTMATQAPRTVGWHELTFHVDHDRGCTMMLDGQVVGTAPLLKYFTVLDAGDAGLGSDSRGLGLDSLRIE; this comes from the coding sequence ATGATTCCTAAGCGATTGGCGGCGGTGTTGACGCTTGCGCTTCTGGCCGCGGGAGCGACGGCTCAAGCGGCGGAGACCGTATTCTTCGTCTCGCCAACGGGCAGTGACGCGAATCCCGGCAGCATGGCACAGCCCTTCGCCACCGTCGCGCGCGCACGGGACGCCGTGCGCGCGTTGAGCCAGGACCGACGGGGCGACGTTACAGTCGTGCTCCGCGGCGGGACGTATCATCTGACCCAGCCGATTCGTTTCGACGAGCAGGACTCGGGCGGCGATGATCACCCCATCACCTACCGGAATCACGTCGGCGAGATCCCGGTACTCGTGGCCGGTCAGCCGGTAACGGGATGGCAGCGGCATCGGGGCGGGGTCTTCAAGGCGCTCGTCCCGGGCTTGAAGGACGGGCGCGTGGGGATTACGCAGCTCCTGGAGGACGGCGTTCCGGCCGCTGTTGCGCGGATACCGAACGAGGGGTGGTTCCGCATGGCGGATCCTGAACTCCAGGACTCGTTCCGGTACGACCCCAACGACTTCGACCCGGGCGGCTGGGATGCGAGCCAACTCCAGGTGTACCTTATCATGATGGGGACGTACTTCTCGGAATACTACCCGGTCGAGCGCATCGACCGCGAGTCACACCGGCTGTACTTGGGCGGCAGCAAGCCCACCGACCCGGCCTACAACTGGAAGGCGGGCAAGACGTACATCGTGCAGAACGCCCTGGCCCTGCTCGACGCGCCCGGCGAGTTCTACGCCGACCGCACCACGGGCTGGCTCCACTATTGGCCGCGCGCACAGGACGTTGGTCGGGCCGAGATCATCGCGGCGACGGCGGAGAATGTGATGCGCTTCGAGGGCACCGCTCGGAGCAGCCCGGTGCGCAACATACGCGTGGAAGGGATTCGCTTCGAGGGGAGCCGGGGCGATCAGATCTATCTCAGGAACGCCGATAGGATCGCGATTCGCGACTGCCGCCTCCTCAGTGCCGGGGGCAGCGGCGTGGCGATCACCGGGGCCTCGACCCACGTGACGGTAAGCGGCTGCGAGATCGCGGGGTGCGGGAACAGCGGCGTGAATATCCGCGGGGAGTACGAAAAGACCGATGGCGGCGCCGCAACGGTATGCAACTACAGCCACGTCATACACAACAACTATATCCACCACGTCGGGCGGCTCACCATCACCGCATGCGGCGTGATCATGAGCTGGTCGGCGAACGATAACGTCATTTCGCATAACCTGCTGACGGACATCCCCAAGGCAGGCGTGCTCATGTTCTCGATGTGGGACATCCCGCGCGCCTACGGGATCATGAACAACAACACCATCCGCAGCAACGAGTTCGCGCGGTGCGGCAGCTCCTCGTGGGACGGCGGCGCGTTCTACATCGGCGCCACGACGGACAATACCGTCTTCGAGAACAACCGCATCACCGACGTCTGGTCGTGGCTCGTCGCGACGTGGCCGCAGCCGGATCACCGCCCGGAAGACGACTGCTCGATCGACTTCGATCCGGGGATGACTTTCAATACCTACGTCCGCAACAACGTGTGCTACGGCGAGAACGCCTTCACCGTCGAAACCGCACCGGCCGAGGATCAGATGTTCTTGGACAACAACTACTTCGACTCGCCGGTGCCGGGCCGCGTATTGTTCAACAGCGTCTGGTCCGAGGCGCCGCCGTTCGATATCTCGAAGGTGAGCATGGACATCGGATTGACGGCGGAGTACAAGCATCCGTATCCGCGCGAGACCATCAAGCCGGTCGAATTGCCGCTTGACTGCGGCTTCGAGGGAACGCTGAGCCCGTTGTTCCTGCATCGGTACATGGACGGGGCACGGCAAGAGTTCTTCACGCGGTCGCAGGTTCACGATGGGGAAGGCGCCCTGCGGGTGGACAAGGACGTGTTTGTCGTGCGCTATCGCCACCCGCAGCCCATATCGAGGAAGGTCAGCATCTGGCTCTACGACGACCCGGCGAAGCGAAATGCGCTGTGCATGGTGACCTTGAGAGGGCCGTGGGCTGCCGGCGAATCGGTTGCCGCGATGGGAGTTGACGGACGCGTTGCGCGGGAACATTACGTCGTGACCGAGCCGTGGAGTGGGATGACGATGGCGACGCAGGCGCCGCGAACGGTGGGGTGGCACGAGTTGACGTTCCACGTGGACCACGATCGAGGCTGCACGATGATGCTCGACGGACAGGTGGTGGGCACCGCGCCGCTGCTGAAGTACTTCACTGTCCTCGATGCGGGCGACGCGGGGCTCGGCAGCGACAGCCGCGGCTTGGGTTTGGACTCGCTGCGCATCGAATAG
- a CDS encoding F0F1 ATP synthase subunit epsilon, with protein sequence MPPTFRVDVITPDRTAFSGDVVGLVAPGSEGYLGVLANHAPLLTALGVGEARMTDGEGRDIHFAISGGFLEVADNRAILLADAAERADQIDVARAEAARERAEQTRGQRSPADPGYAAAEAALARAINRLRVAREHGRADEG encoded by the coding sequence ATGCCGCCGACCTTTCGTGTCGACGTGATCACCCCCGACCGCACCGCGTTCTCCGGCGATGTCGTGGGCCTCGTAGCGCCGGGGAGCGAAGGATACCTGGGCGTCCTCGCCAATCACGCGCCGCTGCTGACCGCGCTGGGCGTGGGGGAGGCGCGCATGACCGACGGCGAAGGGCGCGACATCCATTTCGCCATCAGCGGCGGGTTCCTTGAGGTGGCCGACAATCGCGCCATTCTGCTCGCCGACGCCGCCGAGCGCGCGGATCAGATCGACGTCGCCCGCGCCGAGGCGGCGCGCGAGCGGGCCGAGCAAACGCGCGGCCAGCGTTCCCCGGCGGATCCGGGCTACGCCGCGGCCGAGGCGGCGCTCGCTCGCGCCATCAACCGCCTTCGGGTCGCCCGCGAGCACGGCCGCGCCGACGAGGGATAA
- the murA gene encoding UDP-N-acetylglucosamine 1-carboxyvinyltransferase, producing MPSILCPSSALARFGRDCSRRRSHRAPFFGLTRRISVNQEAGGDGEALRGSDSADAENAPAKSPTGPRQVTRAPSPCVNRCGCSSGQVPATHVPNHQRAGVTARSTPAAQGLALSHNPESIYVTGGARLEGRVTLDGSKNGSLPLLAATLLMDGTCTIENVPLIEDVRTMIDLLCALGLDARLDDNGVVRVASTGSLKSEAPLDLVHKMRASFWVAGPLLARLRRAEVPLPGGCDLGSRPVNFHLQAFERLGATIAVEHGYMKASADRLVAGTIYQDPRVRSMGATMNTIMAASLADGATMIHNASCEPEVVDLCRFINAMGGRIQGAGTTTVTVEGVAALRGCGFRASCDRIEAGTLLLAGAITGGDVTVGALDAEQLQCFLDTLGEAGVEIHISGDDIRVVCPQRPRAVDIVTGPHPSFHTDLQPQTVAFLCLAKGTSVVQETIYDGRLTFVDELRRMGAQVKVVDQTAIITGVERLTSAVVQAQNIRAGAALLLAGLAAEGVTEVVGRHHIDRGYANLEGKLAALGATIEANNDRRRACSG from the coding sequence ATGCCCTCTATCCTCTGCCCGAGTTCGGCCCTGGCGCGGTTCGGCCGCGATTGCAGCCGCAGGCGCAGCCATCGTGCCCCATTCTTCGGCTTGACGCGACGGATCTCCGTGAATCAGGAAGCCGGCGGCGACGGCGAAGCGCTCCGCGGCTCGGATTCGGCTGACGCCGAAAACGCTCCCGCCAAGTCGCCGACTGGCCCGCGGCAGGTAACCCGCGCTCCCTCGCCGTGCGTTAACCGTTGTGGCTGTAGCTCGGGGCAGGTGCCGGCAACACACGTGCCGAATCATCAACGCGCCGGCGTGACTGCCCGCAGCACACCCGCAGCACAAGGACTGGCATTGTCCCATAACCCCGAAAGCATCTACGTCACCGGCGGCGCGCGGCTCGAAGGCCGCGTCACCCTCGACGGCAGCAAGAACGGCTCCCTGCCGCTCCTCGCGGCGACGTTGCTCATGGACGGCACATGCACCATCGAGAACGTCCCGCTCATCGAAGACGTGCGCACCATGATTGATCTGCTGTGCGCCCTCGGCCTGGACGCCCGCCTCGATGACAACGGCGTGGTCCGCGTCGCAAGCACCGGAAGCCTGAAATCGGAAGCCCCCCTCGACTTGGTGCACAAGATGCGCGCGTCGTTCTGGGTCGCGGGGCCGCTGCTGGCGCGGCTGCGCCGGGCGGAGGTGCCCCTGCCGGGGGGGTGCGACCTCGGCAGCCGGCCGGTCAACTTCCATCTCCAGGCGTTCGAGCGCCTCGGCGCCACGATCGCCGTCGAGCATGGCTATATGAAGGCGTCCGCCGACCGCCTCGTCGCCGGCACCATCTACCAGGATCCGCGCGTCCGCAGCATGGGCGCCACCATGAACACGATCATGGCGGCATCTCTCGCCGACGGGGCGACGATGATCCACAACGCCTCCTGCGAGCCCGAAGTGGTTGACCTCTGTCGCTTCATCAACGCCATGGGCGGCCGCATCCAGGGGGCAGGCACCACCACCGTGACCGTAGAGGGCGTCGCGGCCCTGCGCGGCTGCGGCTTTCGCGCGAGCTGCGATCGCATCGAGGCCGGCACTCTGCTCCTGGCCGGTGCCATCACCGGCGGCGACGTCACCGTCGGCGCGCTCGATGCCGAGCAACTGCAGTGCTTCCTGGACACGCTGGGAGAGGCCGGGGTCGAGATACATATCAGCGGCGACGACATCCGTGTCGTCTGTCCCCAGCGGCCGCGCGCGGTGGATATCGTTACCGGGCCGCATCCGTCTTTCCACACCGACCTCCAGCCCCAAACCGTGGCGTTCCTCTGTCTCGCCAAGGGCACCAGCGTCGTGCAAGAGACGATCTACGACGGTCGCCTCACCTTCGTTGACGAGCTGCGCCGCATGGGCGCCCAGGTCAAGGTCGTGGATCAGACCGCCATCATCACCGGCGTCGAGCGCTTGACCAGCGCGGTCGTGCAAGCGCAGAACATCCGGGCGGGCGCGGCTCTGCTGCTCGCGGGATTGGCCGCCGAGGGCGTCACCGAAGTCGTCGGCCGCCACCACATTGACCGCGGCTACGCCAACCTCGAGGGTAAGCTCGCCGCCCTCGGCGCGACCATCGAGGCCAACAACGACCGGAGGCGCGCATGTTCGGGGTGA
- a CDS encoding CPBP family intramembrane metalloprotease, whose product MTTTPEPTEEAGTRRPHPASAAGLVVYLVVVFALAWAIELGPVRSAGYGPGRFPAMLWLVVVMFLPSIAAVIARRVERCGFGDAGLRWGRGRYHLAAWLLPFGVAAVAVGLTIAFGVGRFDPTGSTMLAKLPAEQRAAAEEFTNRWGVWLPVLAIVSGLTQGIIVTSFATFGEEFGWRGYLQPRLMHLGPVRSTVLVGVIWGIWHAPIIVQGHNYPGHPVAGVFLMIAFCVVWSVILGWLFLASRSVLAPTIAHASINSPAASLGVFVAGADWAIGNITGVIGITVAGCVALWLWRTGRLREPSSGEQAS is encoded by the coding sequence TTGACAACAACGCCTGAGCCAACCGAGGAGGCTGGAACGCGCCGACCGCATCCGGCGAGCGCCGCCGGGCTCGTCGTGTATCTAGTCGTGGTCTTCGCGCTCGCGTGGGCGATTGAGCTCGGGCCGGTGCGGAGCGCCGGCTACGGCCCGGGCAGATTCCCGGCGATGCTCTGGCTCGTGGTCGTCATGTTCCTGCCGAGCATTGCCGCCGTCATCGCGAGGCGCGTCGAGCGGTGCGGATTCGGTGACGCCGGGCTGCGGTGGGGTCGCGGCCGGTATCACCTCGCTGCGTGGTTGCTGCCGTTCGGCGTGGCGGCCGTCGCGGTCGGGCTGACCATCGCGTTCGGTGTTGGGCGTTTCGACCCGACGGGCAGCACGATGCTAGCGAAGCTGCCTGCGGAGCAGCGCGCGGCGGCAGAAGAGTTCACCAATCGCTGGGGGGTATGGCTGCCGGTGCTGGCCATTGTCAGCGGGCTCACGCAGGGCATTATCGTCACCTCCTTCGCCACATTCGGCGAGGAGTTCGGCTGGCGCGGGTACTTGCAGCCCAGGCTGATGCATCTCGGGCCGGTGCGGAGCACGGTTCTCGTCGGCGTGATTTGGGGCATCTGGCACGCGCCGATCATCGTCCAGGGCCACAACTACCCCGGCCATCCGGTCGCGGGCGTGTTCCTCATGATCGCGTTCTGCGTGGTGTGGAGCGTCATTCTGGGGTGGCTGTTTCTCGCATCGCGGAGCGTGCTCGCGCCGACCATCGCCCACGCATCGATCAACTCGCCTGCGGCTTCTCTCGGAGTGTTCGTGGCAGGAGCGGACTGGGCGATCGGCAACATCACGGGTGTGATAGGGATCACCGTCGCGGGGTGCGTCGCGTTGTGGCTGTGGCGCACGGGGCGGCTGCGTGAGCCGAGCAGCGGCGAGCAGGCATCGTAG
- a CDS encoding rod shape-determining protein — translation MFGVNSGLGIDLGTSNVAIYARGRGIVLREPCVVAVSKDTGDVLAAGEDARQMLGRTPASVLASRPLHDGVVADFTVAQKMLRHLFARVCGRRLVKPVAVVAVPSDATSVERRAVLEAATMAGAKRAIPVEQSVAAAIGAGLPVMGATGSMVVTIGGGVTDIAVISLGGLVVGDCLRLGGEKMDEILVRHIKREHNLLIGERTAEEIKIAIGSAWPLDEERDMSVRGRDMVTGLPKTVEVGSGEVREALSEATTAIVDRIKTLLENTPPELAADIIDHGITLAGGGALLRGLDQRIAQQTQVPVRVADDPMSCVAIGAGQYLDVMKTVPRPRETTWRMEA, via the coding sequence ATGTTCGGGGTGAACTCCGGCCTCGGGATTGACCTCGGCACCTCCAACGTCGCGATCTACGCGCGGGGCAGAGGGATCGTCCTGCGCGAGCCCTGTGTGGTTGCGGTGAGCAAAGATACGGGCGACGTGCTGGCCGCCGGCGAGGACGCCCGCCAGATGCTCGGTCGCACGCCCGCCAGCGTTCTCGCCAGCCGTCCGCTGCACGACGGCGTCGTCGCCGACTTCACCGTCGCGCAGAAAATGCTCAGGCATCTCTTCGCGAGAGTCTGCGGGCGGCGGCTGGTCAAGCCGGTGGCGGTGGTAGCGGTACCGTCCGACGCGACGAGCGTCGAGCGCCGCGCGGTGCTCGAGGCGGCGACGATGGCTGGCGCGAAGCGCGCAATCCCCGTGGAGCAGTCCGTCGCTGCGGCGATCGGCGCGGGCCTGCCTGTCATGGGCGCGACGGGCAGCATGGTCGTCACCATCGGCGGCGGCGTCACCGACATCGCCGTCATTTCCCTCGGCGGGCTGGTCGTCGGGGATTGCCTGCGCCTGGGCGGGGAGAAGATGGACGAGATCCTCGTCCGGCACATCAAGCGCGAGCACAACTTGCTGATCGGCGAGCGCACCGCCGAGGAGATCAAGATCGCCATCGGCTCCGCGTGGCCGCTGGACGAGGAACGAGACATGTCCGTGCGCGGCCGCGACATGGTGACGGGCCTGCCGAAGACGGTTGAGGTCGGCTCGGGCGAGGTGCGCGAGGCGCTGTCCGAGGCGACCACGGCGATCGTTGACCGCATCAAGACGCTGCTGGAGAATACGCCGCCCGAACTCGCCGCCGATATCATTGATCACGGCATCACGCTCGCCGGCGGCGGCGCGCTGCTGCGCGGACTCGACCAGCGCATCGCGCAGCAGACCCAGGTGCCGGTGCGCGTCGCCGACGACCCGATGTCGTGTGTCGCGATCGGCGCCGGCCAGTACCTCGACGTGATGAAAACCGTGCCCCGCCCGCGCGAAACGACGTGGCGCATGGAGGCATAG
- a CDS encoding F0F1 ATP synthase subunit beta (Produces ATP from ADP in the presence of a proton gradient across the membrane. The beta chain is a regulatory subunit): PAVDPLRSTSRILDPTIVGEEHYNVARQVQEVLQRNKDLQDIIAILGMDELSDEDKLVVQRARKIERILSQPFFVAEVFTGLEGRYVRVADTVRGFKEILDGKHDDLPEQAFYMVGNIEEAIEKAGQLGHGGG; the protein is encoded by the coding sequence TCCCGCCGTGGACCCGCTGCGCTCCACCTCGCGCATCCTCGACCCGACGATTGTGGGTGAGGAACATTACAACGTGGCGCGTCAGGTGCAAGAGGTCCTCCAGCGCAACAAGGACCTCCAGGACATCATCGCTATCCTTGGCATGGACGAGTTGTCCGACGAAGACAAGCTCGTCGTCCAGCGCGCGCGCAAGATCGAGCGCATCCTGTCACAGCCGTTCTTCGTCGCCGAGGTCTTCACCGGGCTCGAGGGGCGCTACGTGCGCGTCGCCGACACCGTGCGCGGCTTCAAGGAAATCTTGGACGGCAAGCACGACGATCTGCCCGAGCAGGCATTCTACATGGTGGGCAACATCGAGGAGGCGATAGAGAAAGCCGGGCAGCTCGGGCACGGAGGTGGATGA